GTCGATCTTCGGGCAGTACATGTCCCCGGTCCGATATTGGACCAGCATGTGGTACACATCATCCACGCTCTCCACAACATCGACACCTTTGTCATAGATCCGTACCTTTTCGCTCGGCTGGTTGTCATCCCACACGACCATCTTCTTGCTCCCCGCCAAGAGCGTCTGCCTAATCTTCACCGGGGAGAGCCAGTTGGTGTGCACATGGGCAATGAGGTGGTCAGGATAGTAGACGGTCAGGTAGGCAACGTTCTCCAGGCCGTTGCCAAAGTTGTCGATACCCGTGGCGACCACGCTTTCCGGCTTGCCAGGGAGCAAGTAGTGCATGATTGACACGTCATGTGGGGCAAGGTCCCAGAGCACGTTGACGTCGTGCTGGAAAAGCCCGAGGTTGATGCGCACCGAGTCGAAGTAGTAGACCTTGCCGAGCTCACCACTGTCGATGAGCTCCTTGATCCTGCGCACCGCACCCGTGTAGATGAACGTGTGGTCGACGAACACTTTCAGGCCTCTGCGCTCGGCAAGTTCCACAAGTTCCTCAGCCTGGGCGCTGGTGGCGGTCATCGGCTTCTCGATGAGCACGTGTTTGCCCGCCAGCAATGCCTCCCGAGCGATGTCAAAGTGCGTGGACACCGGCGTGCACACCACGACCAGGTCCGTTGTGGGGTCCTTGATGATGCGCCGAAAGTCGGTGGTCGTCTCTACTGCGGGGTAAGTGCGCTTGATGAAGTCCAGTCTGTTCTGCGCCAGGTCGCAGCAGGCGACCACCTTGGCCCTTGGGTTGGCCGCGAAGTTGCGCACAAGATTCGGCCCCCAATAGCCGACGCCAATAACGCTCACGTTCAGCATCGCATTCCTCCTTTTCTTACAAAGCGCCCTTCGCAGCGAACACAGCAGCAAAGGTCTTGAATATGAGTTTGAGGTCCAGCAGCAGCGAGCGCTGGGCAGCATAGCGCAAGTCTAATCTCACCATTTCGTCGAAGGTTGTGGTACTCCGGCCATACACCTGCCAGAGTCCGGTGATCCCCGGCTTCACCTCCATGAAGCGGCGCATGTGCCAGCTCTTGTAGGATTCCACCTCGAAAGGCAAGGGCGGTCGCGGCCCTACCAGGCTCATCTGGCCAAGCAGCACGTTGACAAGTTGCGGAAGTTCGTCAAGACTCGTCTTGCGCAGGAAGCGGCCTATGCGAGTTACTCTCGGGTCATTCACCAGCTTGTAGAGAGGCTGTTCCTCAGTGCCGAAGTTGATTTCCTCATTTCGCCCTTCGATCAGCTTCTTGACGTAGTCACGGTGCACGGCGTCATCGCAGCCGACGCGCATGGTCCGGAACTTGTACATGATGAACGGCTTGCCACGGTAGCCGATCCGCTGCTGCTTGAAGAGCACCGGGCCTTTGGACGTGAGCTTTATCGCCACGGCGACCGCCGCCATCAAAGGGGCCAGGAGCACAATGCCCACGACGGCCCCAACAATGTCCAGTGCCCGTTTGGCGATCTGGTAAAGGCGCTCCTTGTCGAGGTAAACGTCCAAGAAAAGTGGGGTGCTCATGGCCACTGCGCCCGCGGGCGAGTGGGATACGTCCCAGACCAAGGGAAGCGCCTCTTGTGCCGCTCGAGTGCATCCTTTGCCGGCGGAGAGCTTTGCCCCGGTTTCTCGGGCTGCTGTATCTTGCGGGACTAGTGTAATCTTCGCATGCACGTAGCCGCGGCGAGGCGAGCCTGGGTACGCCACAACGTGGACAGCTCGCAGGCACGACAGCGACTGAACACCACGCTCGCCAGCGCGCAGACGAGCAAGCATCTTGTCCACGACGAGGCGCCCATGGGAAAAGGACGTGTCCAGCAGCAGAACCGCAAGCCGCCTGGCGTCAAGGAGCACGCGCACATCATAGTCTCTGGTGGATGAACCGACGATGTGCTTCAGATTCTCCATGGCCGCTCTGGGTATGTCCCCCTCGCTCTCTCCCAACTCAAAAACCACCAGCGAAAAAGGTGAGCCAGTGCGGTCGCTGCGGTGGCGTTCCTTGCGCAGTACCTCGGCAAATGCGGCCCGAGCAAGCCAGCCATTGCATTCCACCGCCGGGGCATGGCTTTCTGCATGCTCGCTGCGTGGTTGGCCAACGCCTGTCTCATGAGCTTCGATCCGCCCAAAGGGTGAAGGATGCTCCGCGGCCAGGGCGCCGGGTCTCACGCGCGCCGTCCGGCTAAGAGCGATGTTGTAGCTGTTGCGTGACACTTGCCCTCCGTGAAGTTGGCAAAGCATCATAACCTTTCGTAGAGCCAGCGGGGTAGATCGAAACGTCGTCTGTTCAAGATCGCCCCCAAGATGGGCACACCTGCTCGTTCCAGAGTCCGTTGTGCCTGCACCACGGCCTCCCACCTGGTGTGGTTGGCGCGCACCACCAGCACGACGGCGTCGCACAGCATGGCATACCTCACTCCCTCTGCGGAGCCAAGCACAGCAGGCAGATCGAGGACCACCAGTCGCACCCTTTCTGCCGCTTGCTGCAACGCTGTGCCGAGCTGCTGCAGATCTGCCCTTCTCCTGCCGGAGCCGGCAGGGATCACCAGCAGGTGCGAACCCTCTACCCTGTGCGCCATGTCAGCAAGCGACTGAACCTGCCGTAGTCCGTCGGAAAGACCCGGGCTCAGAGGGAGTGCAAAGGCGCGATGAATGAAGGGGTCGCCCACGTTTGCGTCCACCAGGATGACGGCGTCTGCTGACGCGGTTGGGCTGAGGACAAGGGATCCGGTCCGTCCCCTGTTCGTGCCCGCCTCCCCATCTGCGGCAAGCAAGAAAGAGATGGCCGCAGCACACGTAGAGACCCCTTCTCCCGGCAGAGCGCTGGTTAGACCAATGACGCGGGCCCCGGTGCGCGCGGCAACCGACTCCACCACGTGCGCAACCGCCTTGAGGTCTTTGAGCACCCCTGTAGTTTTGTCGCGAGTACTGACGGCACGCCGCGGTGCGACATGCGTTAGCTGGCTACTCCCCCCTACGGCGCCGGCTCGCGCTCCGCTCGCAACGCGCTGCGCCGCTTCCCTGGTGGTTGCCTCTGCCGGATTGACAAAGCTTACCATTCCTTCTTCTCCGAGAGAAATCAGTGCGCGTGACGCGCGCCCGCTACTTCGCGCACGCTGCCCAACACAGGGATGCCCGTTCTCCACTCCAACTCCGCTGGCTCATGTACTGTGTGGTCCAAGTATTCCGCAACAAAAGCGAGAGTCAGCGAGCCGAAAAGGGCCAGGAGCAGACCCAAGGCCATGTTCAGCCGCTTCCGGGGTCGCACAGGGCGCAGGGGCGGCTCGGCCGAGCTGATCACGCGCGCGCTCACACCCCGCTGCATCTTCGCCAACGAGATGCGCGCCTCCTCGCGTTGGCGCAAGAGCATAGAGTAGATCTGTTGATTGTCGTCGATGCCGCGGCTCAGCTGCGAGAACTCGTACTCCTGCTTGGCAAGATTCTGAATGTCTCGCTTTATGCTGGCAATCGACGCCTGCAGAGCCTCCTCCTCAGAGCGCAGCGCGGCGATGGCGACTGTTTCCATCTGGATGATCTGCTCAACCTCTTCGGCGATCTGACGCTGCGTGGCAGCTATCTGCTTGTCGAGACTCTTTACCCCCTCGTACTGAGGCGTGAACCGGGTGAGAAGCTGCTCCCGGCGCATCTGTAAGTCCAAGAGTTCGCCGCGCAGCTTGGCAATGTGCTTCTCTCTGCTTGGGCTGTCGCTCGACTCGATGGAGGGGATGCCTACCCTCCCTTGCGCCAATTCCTGCTTGAGCACCTCCAGACGTGCCTCTTTGCCAATGCGCGTGGTGCGCACCTCGGTGAGCCTGGACTCATAGTCCGACAGGCGGTTCAAGAGAATGGTGCGCTGCGCCTCCGGCGAGATCATCGCAGCTGTTTGCTTGTAATTGGCCTGCTTTTCCTGCAGCTCGCGCAGCTGGGTGTCGGCCAGGCGGAGTTGCTCTTGGAAGAACTTGTAGGCAGCCGACTGGTCGTAGAGCTGTGCGCGATAAGCAGCGTAGGCCTCCACCACCGCATTGGCTGCCGCCGCAGCATAGGCAGGGTCATTCGCCTCAAAGCTCACCAAGATGACATTGGTCTTGGGAACGTTCTCCACGCGCAACCTCTGCTGAAAGTCGATGAGGTCACTGTCTCCGTTGCCGTGCTCGCCCACGTTCTGCGAGGCAGACGCTGCCCTCACTGGCACCGGCCCAACCTTCTCCATGGCCCGCGCAGCCACCGGGAGGCTGCGAATGATCTCGGTCTCCGCGTTCACCCAGTCGTACCGGTCATAGTCCGGCTGCACGCTCACCCCCAACAGCACGGACTTTTCCGAGTCGATCTCCCGTTCCACCAAGAGCTTGGCGGTTGCCCGGAATACCGGGGCCGTCAAGAAGGTGACGGCCGCCACGGTACCGAGGACCAGCGCGGCGAATGCCACAACGAGCCACTTCCGCCTGAACAGCACCCGTAAGAAGCGGAGCAAGGGACTGCTGCCGACAGGCGGTGCAGAAAACTCTTGCGTCGCGGTGAATGTGCTCCCTCTCACTGGACTCATTTCCATGAACGGCTCCGCATGGTTGGCTAGGGAACCTATGCGCTCCACCCGACACAAACCGCACGTCCGCCATAAGTCCTTCTGCACTCCGTTAGTTGGTTGTGGTAGCCTCAAGTCCCATAGGACGCCTGGTCCCCCGTCGCGCTGAGGCCGCAAGTAACCCGTCAACGATAAGCTCGAACTGGTCATCATCGCGATGGTTGTAGCGCCATTCGAGCTCCTTCATTGCCATGAATATGTTACCTCGATTGATTGCGCGATTTCCCAGAATATGCCCCTTGGCGTACTGCCAAAACCCTTGGATGTAGTCTACGTAGACTGCGTCTGCCCACCGAGTCTTTCTTCGCTGATAACTTCTGCGGTCAACAAAGAGGACGACCGTATCGTACTCTTGCCACGTTTCTGTGTAGAGAATCTTGCCTTTCCGTACGCGTGCCAGGTCGGACTGTAGAACAGCCCGTGCCTGGGGTGCATCCAAGAGTCTGGCTTCTCCATAGTCCACCTTGTCGAGCACGCCGATGGCTACGCAGTCTTTCGCTTGGTAATCGTCTGCAGCATCGTGGATCCACGGGCCGAGGATCGCCTGCCTGATGAGCGCGTAGGCCCTCAGCCCTGTCTTGTAGTTGAGATCGCATCGCGCTGCTGCCTCTCGCGTAGGCACTTCTGCCACGAAATGATTGACCATGCGCAGCCAGGTCGACAGCGGCACATTGAGCGCCGAAAAAGCCGTCGCCACCAGGGGGCGAAACTCCCAGCGGCAACGACGACATTTTAGGCGAGATCTGCTCAGTACATAGAAGCTGTCAAAGTCGCATTTTCCGCACCTCAACATCCCCATCTTCTGCAGGCGCTGCAGCAAGTAGGCATACGACGCCTCCTCGTCGGTCAGTATGCCGCTCAGTTCCAGCAGTCTACGGCGGAATGTGTCCATTAGTTCGGTCCCATGCTCGGCGTACAGATCTGCTCCTGACTCGTTCGATGGTCACTTGAGGTGCTGGACACCGCCGTCCCTGCCGGCGCGGCGCCAGAACTCAATCTCCTCAACCGAGGCAACTGTAAATGGCTTGTCTTGCTCTCCGGCCTGCCGCCAGGGTGTACTAAGCCAACCTGCGATGCAATGGACCCAGTACGCCTCCGGCCCTCAGAGTGTCATCGTCGGAGGGCGGGACCAACTCCGCGCACCGCAGCGAAAAACGCC
This Calditrichota bacterium DNA region includes the following protein-coding sequences:
- a CDS encoding CpsD/CapB family tyrosine-protein kinase → MVSFVNPAEATTREAAQRVASGARAGAVGGSSQLTHVAPRRAVSTRDKTTGVLKDLKAVAHVVESVAARTGARVIGLTSALPGEGVSTCAAAISFLLAADGEAGTNRGRTGSLVLSPTASADAVILVDANVGDPFIHRAFALPLSPGLSDGLRQVQSLADMAHRVEGSHLLVIPAGSGRRRADLQQLGTALQQAAERVRLVVLDLPAVLGSAEGVRYAMLCDAVVLVVRANHTRWEAVVQAQRTLERAGVPILGAILNRRRFDLPRWLYERL
- a CDS encoding sugar transferase → MENLKHIVGSSTRDYDVRVLLDARRLAVLLLDTSFSHGRLVVDKMLARLRAGERGVQSLSCLRAVHVVAYPGSPRRGYVHAKITLVPQDTAARETGAKLSAGKGCTRAAQEALPLVWDVSHSPAGAVAMSTPLFLDVYLDKERLYQIAKRALDIVGAVVGIVLLAPLMAAVAVAIKLTSKGPVLFKQQRIGYRGKPFIMYKFRTMRVGCDDAVHRDYVKKLIEGRNEEINFGTEEQPLYKLVNDPRVTRIGRFLRKTSLDELPQLVNVLLGQMSLVGPRPPLPFEVESYKSWHMRRFMEVKPGITGLWQVYGRSTTTFDEMVRLDLRYAAQRSLLLDLKLIFKTFAAVFAAKGAL
- a CDS encoding Gfo/Idh/MocA family oxidoreductase — translated: MLNVSVIGVGYWGPNLVRNFAANPRAKVVACCDLAQNRLDFIKRTYPAVETTTDFRRIIKDPTTDLVVVCTPVSTHFDIAREALLAGKHVLIEKPMTATSAQAEELVELAERRGLKVFVDHTFIYTGAVRRIKELIDSGELGKVYYFDSVRINLGLFQHDVNVLWDLAPHDVSIMHYLLPGKPESVVATGIDNFGNGLENVAYLTVYYPDHLIAHVHTNWLSPVKIRQTLLAGSKKMVVWDDNQPSEKVRIYDKGVDVVESVDDVYHMLVQYRTGDMYCPKIDSREALAVEVERIIDCLEKGTDGVADGHDGLMVVRILEAAQTSVKARGKEVRI